The following DNA comes from Streptomyces sp. NBC_00273.
TTCGCGTGCATCGTCGCGCTCGGTCTGCTGACGAAGTCGAGCACCTGACCGTTCTGGCCATTCCGGCAGTCCGGTCGGCACCGCCCGGCCTATCATGAGGGCCGGCGTCCATCGCGTGGAATCAGTAACTCCGCTCACTGGACGTGCGTTGGGCCTTACGTAGACTTGGGCGCTCCGCGGCGGAATTCCACTCACCTTCCGCGGCACCATCACGCAGGGAGTTACGACCGTGGCAAGTGGCAACGCGATCCGTGGTAGCCGGGTCGGAGCGGGGCCGATGGGTGAGGCGGAGCGCGGCGAGTCCGCGCCCCGCCTGCGCATCTCCTTCTGGTGCTCGAACGGGCACGAGACGCAGCCGAGCTTCGCCAGCGATGCGCAGGTGCCGGACACCTGGGACTGCCCGCGCTGCGGGTTCCCGGCCGGCCAGGACCGGGACAACCCGCCCGCGCCGCCGCGCACCGAGCCGTACAAGACGCACCTGGCGTACGTACGGGAACGGCGCTCGGACGCCGACGGCGAGGCGATCCTCGCCGAGGCGCTCGCCAAGCTCCGCGGCGAGATCTGAGACGGCTCGAAGCATGTGGCACGAGGCCCGGTGACACAGGAACTTCTCCTGTGTCACCGGGCCTCTTCGTGTGCGTTCTGCCGCTTGTGATCCCTTAAGTTGGTGAACGGCGGGGCACGACAGGACGGAAGAAGTGGGTTGATGTCCGAGATGAACGCAGGCACGCGCACGAAGTTGAACCGGACGCCGGAGTGGCTTGCCCTCGGCAAGCACCGGGAGGAGTTCGGGCAGACGCATCTGCGGGAACTGTTCGAGCAGAATCCCGGCCGCGGCGCCGGCTACACCCTGCAGGTCGGGGACCTGCACATCGACTACTCGAAGCACCTCGTCACCGACGAGACGCTCGCGCTGCTGCGCGAGCTGGCCGAGGCAACGGGCGTGGCCGAGCTGCGCGAGGCGATGTTCCGCGGCGAGAAGATCA
Coding sequences within:
- a CDS encoding RNA polymerase-binding protein RbpA, coding for MASGNAIRGSRVGAGPMGEAERGESAPRLRISFWCSNGHETQPSFASDAQVPDTWDCPRCGFPAGQDRDNPPAPPRTEPYKTHLAYVRERRSDADGEAILAEALAKLRGEI